The nucleotide window GACAGGTTGCCCGAGCCAGTGTCCAAGCCTTCCAAGTCGCGGTCGAGATCGACGATCTCGTCCACGATAAAGCTTTCGGTGAAACCACCCACTTGAAGTTGGGCAGACTGCCGGGCCGAGAGCAGGGTAATGCCGGCGTAAGCGGTTGAGCTGAGTGCGGTAGTGATCGCAAGAGCGAGTAACGTGGATCGGGCTGGGCACTTCATCGTGGTAAGCATGGCCCGATAACGACGTCACGCAACAGAAAATCGTTTCACCCCGCAAACGGTCCGGTGGATCTACGCGGCTTCTGCTGCTGCGGTGGCGGTGGGACCGCGACTTTCGGTACAACCGGTCTTGGCCGGGCGGCTTCGAGGCCGGTGGTGGTCTTGGTCGCCTCGTCGTAGAGCGTGAGCATCTGCGGTAGAACCGCGTCGAGGCTGTAGCGGTCGATGATCATCTGCTCGGCGGCTTGGCCGAGGTGGCGGTGGCCGGGGATGTCTGCGAGCACTTCCAACGCCTTGTCGGCGAACTCGTCGGGGTTGAAGAAGTCGGCGACCAGTCCGTTCACGCCCGGCTCGATCATCTCGAGCACCGGCGGCGTGTCACTCCCGAGAACGATCGCCCCGCAGCTCATCGCGTTCATGCTCGACCAACTGAGCACGAACGGCACGGTGAGGTAGATGTGCAGGTCCGTCGCCGCGAGGAGCTCGCTCAACTGCATCGGCTCCATGCGGCCGACGAAGTGCAGACGCGAGAGGTCGGCGTTCTTGAACTCGTCTTGATCGAGCACCCACTGCTTGAATGTCTTGCCCGAGGTGTGTGATTCGTCGCCGCCGTAGGCGATGCGTTCGGTGCCGACGACGAGAATGCGGACCTTCGGATCCCGGTCGAGGATGCGTCGTGCGGCCTTGGCGAAGATGTCGAAGCCACGCATGGACTCGAAGCCGCGCGAAACGTAAGTCACCAGCTTGTCGTCGGACGCGACTTCGACGTTGGCGAAGGTGCGGGTGGTCCGCGATCCCGGCTCGGGGCGGAGTTCGTCGTTGCGTGAGTGCCAGACGCCGCGATCGATGCCGTCGAAGATCACGCGCAGCTTCTTCGTGTACTCGTCGGGAAAGCGCGAGCGCTGGAAAGCGGTGGGGCAGTAGCCGTGCTGGCAGTTCTGCAGGTCCAGCAGGATCATCGCGTTGCGGCACCGGCTGCGCTGGTACTTCCACACGCCCGCCTCCCAGCCGAGCTGGCGCAGGTCATGGCGGAAGTCCATGTCGCTGTTGGCGTCGTGCGGGAGGTAGTAGTACTCGAAGAAGTTGATCACCGGCACGTCCGGGAACAGCTCCCGCAGGAACAGCGTCGACCCGAAGCCCGAGTGCCCGACGATCAGGTCCGGCTTCACGTCCGGCCGATCGGCGAGTGCGCGAAACACGCCGTCGCAGTGCCAGACGGTGTTCTCGAAGGTCCGAGAACAGAAGTGGTTCTTGGGCGTCGCACCGCCGAGGCGTTTGTACTGGATCTTCTCGATGTTGCCGTCCTTGCCGGCGGGCGTCTCGGAGACGAAGGTGCATTTCCAGCCGAGCTTGTCGGAGAGGTGGTGGGCGATGTGGCCGAACTGGGCCGGGTAGTTCTGGTGGACGTAGAGGACGTGCATGTGGAGGGGGGAGTCTAACGGCGAATTTGGTTTTGCCGAGCCTGATAACCGGTGTCATACTGCGTGTGCCGGGTCTGACGGCGGGCGTGGTGGTGCTGGGACGTCGGGTTTTACCGGCATTCCCAAACACGCCACCAAAGCCGACCGTTCTCTTCGCCGATGTCATTACGGGGAACATTTCGGCAGCCGGTCGTCGGCGTCCGAAGGAGACAATGCATCATGAGTGTGACAACCAAAACCTCGAAAGAATTCCGACACAACGACGTCCTGACCACCGGCGAGGTCGCCAAGATCTGCAACGTGGCCCCGCGCACCGTCAGCAAGTGGTTCGACTCCGGCCAGCTCACCGGCTACCGCATTCCGGGCTCCAAGGACCGCCGCATCCCGCTGAACCAACTGATCCGCTTCATGAAGCAGCACGGCATTCCGCTCAACGGGCTGATGACCGGTGCGACGCGGGTGCTCATCGTCGATGACGAGCACGACATTGTCGAGGTGCTGGAGAAGATTCTCGAGGACGAGGCGAAGTTCGAGGTCGAGGTCGCCCGCAGCGGCTTCCAGGCCGGCGTGCTCGCCGACCGCTTCCGGCCCAACGTCATGCTCGTCGACATGCACCTCAAGGACGTCGACGGCTCCGAGATCGCCAAGGCCGTCAAGAACAACCCCGACCTCCAGCTCACCAAGGTCATTGCCATGAGCGGCAAGCTCAGCGACGACGAGGGCGGCAAGCTCGTCGGCAACGGCTTCGACGGCTACCTCAAGAAGCCGTTCCATGTCCGCCAGGTCATCGAGGCCATCGAGAAAGCCAGCGAAGTCTTGTACTGAGCGGTAACACACGGCGGGCAAGTTGTTCCAAAACGCGGCCGAGGGGCCTCTCCGTATCCGTGGGCGAATCAGTCACAGATACGCAGAGGCCCCTCGGCCACTTCGGTTGATTCGGTATGTCGGGCGTCCGTGAGAAATGAACGGTCGCGACACCCCC belongs to Planctomycetota bacterium and includes:
- a CDS encoding glycosyltransferase; its protein translation is MHVLYVHQNYPAQFGHIAHHLSDKLGWKCTFVSETPAGKDGNIEKIQYKRLGGATPKNHFCSRTFENTVWHCDGVFRALADRPDVKPDLIVGHSGFGSTLFLRELFPDVPVINFFEYYYLPHDANSDMDFRHDLRQLGWEAGVWKYQRSRCRNAMILLDLQNCQHGYCPTAFQRSRFPDEYTKKLRVIFDGIDRGVWHSRNDELRPEPGSRTTRTFANVEVASDDKLVTYVSRGFESMRGFDIFAKAARRILDRDPKVRILVVGTERIAYGGDESHTSGKTFKQWVLDQDEFKNADLSRLHFVGRMEPMQLSELLAATDLHIYLTVPFVLSWSSMNAMSCGAIVLGSDTPPVLEMIEPGVNGLVADFFNPDEFADKALEVLADIPGHRHLGQAAEQMIIDRYSLDAVLPQMLTLYDEATKTTTGLEAARPRPVVPKVAVPPPPQQQKPRRSTGPFAG
- a CDS encoding response regulator, producing the protein MSVTTKTSKEFRHNDVLTTGEVAKICNVAPRTVSKWFDSGQLTGYRIPGSKDRRIPLNQLIRFMKQHGIPLNGLMTGATRVLIVDDEHDIVEVLEKILEDEAKFEVEVARSGFQAGVLADRFRPNVMLVDMHLKDVDGSEIAKAVKNNPDLQLTKVIAMSGKLSDDEGGKLVGNGFDGYLKKPFHVRQVIEAIEKASEVLY